Proteins co-encoded in one Sporosarcina sp. FSL K6-1522 genomic window:
- a CDS encoding phage tail tube protein, with translation MSKIRANKQVNGTFGAVWVNNDKWLDIEEFEAKVNVDYEDVNMAEDLATHKKMIGWNGEGSMTVKKVYSRGAALLAEAIKKGIVPEISIVGKLADPDAFGSERVALNEVTFNEATLMKFEQKTTMTEELSFNFADYDMIDLITP, from the coding sequence ATGAGTAAAATTCGTGCGAATAAGCAGGTCAATGGAACTTTTGGAGCTGTATGGGTAAATAATGACAAATGGCTCGACATTGAAGAGTTTGAAGCGAAAGTGAACGTGGACTACGAAGATGTCAACATGGCAGAAGACTTGGCCACTCACAAGAAGATGATAGGGTGGAATGGCGAGGGCTCTATGACTGTAAAGAAAGTATATAGTCGTGGTGCTGCACTTTTAGCAGAAGCGATTAAAAAGGGTATCGTCCCCGAAATTAGCATTGTGGGAAAGCTCGCTGATCCAGACGCTTTTGGCTCGGAACGTGTGGCTCTCAATGAAGTCACATTTAATGAAGCTACGTTGATGAAATTTGAACAAAAAACGACTATGACGGAAGAGTTATCATTTAACTTTGCCGATTACGACATGATTGATTTAATCACACCATAA
- a CDS encoding DUF2577 domain-containing protein, producing the protein MANDGLTELAIMLKDRDKKTPLSITTGTVVSPPPKPLIALGDVISLDGSRLIFSSHLLNGYERRIKFKETDWGETTTVNDGGQGASNHKHYVNLTNEDALIEWTDTLVKGDEVILVPVSDGQLYYVIDKAVRF; encoded by the coding sequence ATGGCAAATGACGGACTGACAGAACTGGCAATAATGCTTAAAGATCGTGACAAAAAAACACCATTATCCATCACTACCGGTACAGTTGTATCCCCACCACCAAAACCATTAATAGCATTGGGCGACGTCATATCACTTGATGGTAGCAGGTTGATTTTTTCGTCCCATCTGCTTAATGGATATGAGCGCAGAATCAAGTTTAAAGAAACTGATTGGGGCGAAACGACAACGGTAAACGATGGTGGTCAAGGCGCTAGTAATCACAAGCATTACGTCAACTTAACCAATGAGGATGCGCTTATCGAATGGACTGATACGCTTGTTAAGGGTGATGAAGTGATTCTTGTTCCAGTTTCAGACGGCCAGCTTTATTACGTAATTGACAAGGCGGTGAGGTTCTGA
- a CDS encoding DUF2634 domain-containing protein — MLPKITELEFDIEQLPEDLPPIGKSFLYDFNQGDFVLKDGKLVELHGIESLKMWIEKTMRTERYRFRIYDNTEYGIILEELIGMNLPRAFIEAEIEREVTESLTSSLYIDSLESWSFERDGKWMRIFFRVNSPMYNTFDMEVIM, encoded by the coding sequence ATGCTACCCAAAATCACAGAATTAGAATTTGATATTGAGCAATTACCAGAAGACTTGCCACCGATTGGTAAGTCTTTTCTTTATGATTTCAACCAAGGTGATTTTGTATTAAAGGATGGAAAATTGGTCGAATTACATGGTATCGAATCATTAAAAATGTGGATTGAAAAAACGATGCGTACAGAACGTTATCGATTTCGAATTTACGACAATACGGAGTACGGCATTATATTAGAAGAACTAATTGGAATGAACCTTCCACGGGCATTCATTGAAGCGGAAATTGAACGGGAAGTCACTGAATCACTCACTTCAAGTCTTTATATCGACAGTCTGGAAAGTTGGTCGTTTGAACGTGACGGTAAATGGATGAGAATATTTTTCCGTGTAAATTCTCCAATGTACAACACGTTCGACATGGAGGTGATCATGTAG
- a CDS encoding baseplate J/gp47 family protein, whose amino-acid sequence METEQQIHERMLTKVDDDYDKSNGSFIFDSTKVAAIEFAEQQKKIHVVESKMDVENLYGDELTRFVYQRTGRKRKPATTATTTVIISGSSGASIQINDFVGSDNVYYVSLENKTIDESGLMHVLVEAQAYGIVGNVPAGAINHFPVSIPGLIDVYNPEPVMNGYEAETDNELRQRYYDKLQRPGKAGNKYHYEEWAKEVVGVGGVRVIPRFNGPLTMKVVIIDSNKQPASVELVANVDAHIRKEMPFGVEELLVISASGVPINIIATLSLAGGYTEALAKENITKNIAKYLKDIAFKTTFVSYAKTGSEIIDSDGVLDYADLLVNGGIANIPIGDEEVAIMGGVNE is encoded by the coding sequence ATGGAAACAGAACAACAGATCCATGAACGTATGCTTACAAAAGTGGACGATGACTATGACAAGTCCAATGGCTCTTTTATATTTGATTCCACCAAAGTGGCTGCTATCGAATTTGCAGAACAACAGAAGAAAATCCATGTTGTGGAAAGTAAGATGGATGTAGAGAATCTTTATGGCGATGAATTGACACGTTTTGTTTATCAGCGAACAGGACGAAAAAGAAAGCCGGCTACTACTGCAACGACCACTGTTATTATTTCTGGTTCTTCCGGTGCATCGATTCAAATCAATGACTTCGTAGGTTCGGACAATGTTTATTACGTTTCTTTGGAAAATAAAACAATTGATGAAAGTGGATTAATGCACGTATTGGTTGAAGCGCAAGCGTACGGAATAGTAGGCAACGTTCCTGCTGGTGCTATTAATCATTTCCCAGTATCTATTCCAGGATTAATTGATGTCTATAACCCTGAACCTGTCATGAATGGCTATGAAGCTGAAACAGATAATGAGTTGAGGCAGCGCTATTACGATAAGTTACAGCGACCTGGCAAAGCGGGTAACAAATATCATTATGAAGAATGGGCGAAAGAAGTTGTAGGTGTTGGCGGTGTAAGGGTGATCCCTAGATTTAATGGTCCATTAACTATGAAAGTAGTCATCATTGATAGCAATAAACAACCCGCTAGCGTCGAATTGGTTGCTAATGTCGACGCTCACATACGTAAAGAAATGCCGTTCGGTGTCGAAGAATTGTTAGTTATAAGCGCTTCTGGTGTTCCTATTAATATAATAGCGACATTGAGTTTAGCCGGTGGATATACAGAAGCGTTAGCCAAAGAAAATATTACGAAAAACATAGCCAAATATCTCAAAGATATCGCATTTAAAACTACCTTTGTCAGTTACGCCAAAACAGGTAGTGAAATCATTGATAGTGACGGTGTGCTTGATTATGCTGATTTACTTGTCAATGGGGGTATTGCTAATATTCCAATCGGCGATGAAGAAGTGGCAATCATGGGAGGTGTGAATGAATGA
- a CDS encoding putative phage tail protein, which yields MNVIEQQQWQEVSILTWGELLPHQWIDFRIALMETETEQGSTGVVVKRSYTTATVTTELETTGVKIVQSPIVIQTRTEMVVSIVVSERDYKSEMNKYLPLYERKSGVFNEALTAYDREFRNAEQRLEVTERNIFLDTAIESLPLSERDLGIETVKNLRYDQRREQIYSRYRASFDQTTEETIKSVASAYSNGEVDVRKTDVPGVFEIKFIGTKGIPNNIVGLKNALDIVIPAHLGVTYTFTFNPWESLTSRLWGEVSNMNWNDLRIWDEVI from the coding sequence GTGAATGTCATCGAACAACAACAATGGCAAGAAGTCAGTATTTTAACATGGGGTGAACTATTACCGCACCAGTGGATAGATTTTCGTATAGCATTAATGGAAACTGAAACGGAACAAGGATCTACTGGTGTTGTCGTTAAGCGCTCGTACACAACAGCGACGGTTACGACTGAATTAGAAACAACAGGCGTGAAGATTGTCCAATCCCCAATAGTTATCCAGACGCGTACGGAAATGGTTGTCAGTATCGTTGTTTCTGAACGTGATTATAAATCTGAAATGAATAAATACCTTCCGTTATATGAACGAAAATCGGGCGTATTTAATGAGGCGTTAACAGCCTATGATCGTGAGTTCCGAAACGCTGAACAAAGATTAGAAGTCACTGAACGTAACATCTTTCTTGACACAGCTATAGAGTCATTGCCCTTATCTGAACGTGATTTGGGAATCGAAACGGTAAAGAATTTAAGATACGACCAACGTCGAGAGCAGATTTATTCGCGCTATCGTGCAAGCTTTGACCAAACGACCGAAGAAACGATTAAGTCGGTCGCTAGCGCATACTCGAATGGTGAAGTGGACGTAAGAAAGACTGATGTTCCCGGCGTTTTCGAAATCAAGTTTATTGGAACGAAAGGTATTCCGAACAATATTGTTGGTTTAAAAAATGCGTTGGACATTGTTATTCCAGCGCATCTAGGCGTAACTTATACATTTACTTTTAATCCGTGGGAATCGTTGACTAGTAGATTGTGGGGCGAGGTGTCCAATATGAACTGGAATGATTTGAGAATATGGGATGAGGTGATCTAA
- a CDS encoding XkdX family protein, with amino-acid sequence MAFWKFAYNAKCVTIDQLRIVVKTESNPYGEITSEEFEQITGKAYAE; translated from the coding sequence ATGGCATTTTGGAAATTTGCATACAACGCTAAATGCGTGACAATTGATCAACTTCGTATCGTTGTCAAAACAGAGTCTAATCCGTATGGAGAAATTACTTCAGAAGAATTTGAACAAATTACAGGTAAAGCATACGCTGAGTAG
- a CDS encoding phage holin family protein: MGGINLDYLEITHMYLFGGVKFLHLLLLLMVLDIITGLSKGWKNNNLWTRKSLFGYARKMLILVVIILANVIDQILNLNGAITYATVLFYIANEGLSITENMAELGVLVPTSLAEKLKVIDLQKEKQSFPDEFKEELTGNKVNEQLQKKKDGGK, translated from the coding sequence ATGGGAGGAATTAATCTGGATTATTTAGAAATTACACACATGTATCTATTTGGTGGAGTTAAGTTTTTACATTTACTATTATTGTTGATGGTGCTGGACATCATTACTGGGCTATCAAAAGGTTGGAAGAACAATAATTTGTGGACGAGAAAGAGCCTTTTTGGCTATGCTCGAAAGATGCTAATTCTCGTGGTTATCATCTTGGCCAATGTCATTGATCAAATCCTCAACCTGAACGGAGCGATTACATATGCGACCGTTCTTTTTTATATCGCAAATGAAGGACTCTCGATCACGGAAAATATGGCGGAGCTGGGTGTCTTGGTCCCAACCTCGTTAGCCGAGAAATTGAAAGTCATTGACTTGCAAAAAGAAAAGCAGTCGTTTCCTGATGAATTCAAGGAAGAGTTGACTGGAAATAAAGTGAATGAACAGCTACAGAAGAAAAAGGATGGTGGCAAGTAA
- a CDS encoding peptidoglycan DD-metalloendopeptidase family protein: MFIKPCEGRITSPFGMRTHPVTKKPSTMHWGIDLAKTGNVPVLAAASGTVSRVQRTGTFGTYGNTIMIVHKIGGKTYETVYAHLRSYNVKVGQSVKAGQTIGIMGNTGGSTGQHLHFEVHTGRWNNKYSNAKNPVHYMIDPDIEVLQQLLINAGHKVAVDGINGPGTLAAVKAFQKASGLVVDGSAGLATMAALEKFTKQKEEVIVTNNKPSATHADAWKWATDKKLMNGERPGDPLTREQFATVLKRYDDAYKK; this comes from the coding sequence ATGTTCATCAAACCTTGTGAGGGGCGTATCACGTCACCATTCGGTATGCGTACCCACCCAGTTACGAAAAAGCCGTCTACGATGCATTGGGGCATCGACTTAGCCAAGACGGGCAACGTGCCAGTATTAGCAGCGGCTAGCGGCACTGTATCTCGCGTGCAACGTACCGGTACGTTTGGGACGTATGGCAATACAATTATGATTGTCCATAAAATTGGTGGCAAAACGTATGAGACGGTATACGCTCATTTGCGCTCTTATAACGTGAAAGTAGGACAATCAGTCAAGGCAGGGCAGACAATCGGAATAATGGGTAACACAGGGGGCTCCACGGGGCAGCATCTACACTTTGAGGTCCATACAGGGCGCTGGAACAACAAGTATTCGAACGCCAAAAATCCGGTGCATTACATGATTGATCCAGACATTGAAGTATTACAGCAGCTACTCATAAATGCCGGCCATAAGGTTGCGGTTGATGGAATCAATGGTCCAGGTACATTAGCGGCAGTTAAGGCGTTTCAGAAAGCTAGCGGGCTAGTAGTAGATGGCTCGGCTGGACTTGCAACAATGGCAGCGTTAGAAAAATTTACAAAGCAGAAGGAGGAAGTTATTGTGACTAATAACAAACCAAGTGCTACTCATGCCGATGCATGGAAATGGGCAACAGATAAGAAGCTGATGAACGGAGAGCGCCCAGGGGACCCATTGACACGAGAACAGTTTGCGACAGTACTCAAACGATACGATGATGCTTATAAGAAGTAA
- a CDS encoding transcriptional regulator: MRNQLIKSMGYQLLDMMYMDKNGGVSKRRMKVIQVGEGSFRAFCYLRQSKRTFLIGNVLALVPVITKESRVV, from the coding sequence GTGCGTAATCAATTGATAAAGTCGATGGGGTACCAGCTATTAGATATGATGTATATGGATAAGAACGGTGGAGTTAGTAAGCGGCGGATGAAGGTAATCCAAGTAGGAGAGGGTTCATTTCGGGCGTTTTGCTATTTACGGCAATCCAAACGAACTTTTTTAATTGGTAATGTTCTTGCGCTTGTTCCCGTCATCACGAAAGAAAGCAGGGTAGTCTAA
- a CDS encoding YolD-like family protein — MIRDRGNIKWRGLMLPEHVVKLIEWHEQDQLTKKPEFDEWELEAIQMEVELAYKRQSEAIVTVWKNGSESPYIGKITALDQRLNTISIEGPFGDDRIPATDIIKVECRD; from the coding sequence ATGATTCGTGACAGAGGAAATATAAAATGGCGAGGCTTGATGTTGCCGGAGCATGTTGTGAAATTAATCGAGTGGCACGAACAGGATCAATTGACCAAGAAACCAGAATTTGATGAGTGGGAGCTGGAAGCAATCCAAATGGAAGTAGAATTGGCATACAAACGCCAAAGTGAAGCTATAGTTACAGTGTGGAAAAATGGGAGCGAAAGCCCCTACATTGGAAAAATAACAGCCCTTGACCAACGGCTAAATACCATATCGATTGAAGGTCCATTCGGGGATGACCGGATTCCTGCTACCGATATAATCAAAGTTGAATGCAGGGATTAA